One Actinosynnema pretiosum DNA segment encodes these proteins:
- a CDS encoding MerR family transcriptional regulator, giving the protein MVTLSVAAAARRLGVAPATLRTWDRRYGLGPSDHTTGRHRKYAPLDVARLELMQRALLRGATSAEAAKYALSTPVPAPDVQQAPLAIGELDAGGPSPAGVRGLRMPGAGRPARGLGRAALAMDSVAAQTILADAIDADGVVATWGEVVLPVLTAIAAKWEHSGAGVEVSHLLEECVAAAMTRATPLVADPRNHRPVLLACVPDERHSLPLRPLAAELARRGLGVMQLGASLPAAALASAIRRTAPSAVVLWAHLPRYADPGVVAALPRTRQQVRVFAGGPGWQRGVVPAPAERIDDLPVAVAAIERAVC; this is encoded by the coding sequence GTGGTGACCCTGTCGGTGGCCGCCGCGGCCCGCAGGCTCGGGGTCGCCCCGGCGACGCTGCGCACCTGGGACCGGCGGTACGGCCTGGGACCCAGTGATCACACGACAGGGCGACACCGGAAGTACGCGCCGCTGGACGTGGCCCGGTTGGAGCTGATGCAGCGGGCGCTGCTGCGCGGGGCCACCTCGGCGGAGGCCGCCAAGTACGCGCTGAGCACCCCGGTGCCCGCCCCGGACGTCCAGCAGGCGCCGCTCGCGATCGGCGAGCTGGACGCGGGCGGGCCGTCGCCCGCCGGGGTGCGCGGCCTGCGGATGCCGGGGGCGGGCAGGCCCGCGCGGGGCCTGGGGCGGGCGGCGCTGGCGATGGACTCGGTGGCCGCGCAGACCATCCTGGCGGACGCGATCGACGCGGACGGGGTGGTCGCGACCTGGGGCGAGGTGGTCCTGCCGGTGCTGACGGCGATCGCCGCGAAGTGGGAGCACTCGGGGGCCGGGGTCGAGGTGTCGCACCTGCTGGAGGAGTGCGTGGCGGCGGCGATGACCAGGGCGACCCCGCTGGTGGCGGACCCGCGCAACCACCGGCCGGTGCTGCTGGCGTGCGTGCCGGACGAGCGCCACAGCCTGCCGCTGCGCCCGCTGGCGGCGGAGCTGGCCAGGCGCGGGCTGGGCGTGATGCAGCTGGGCGCGTCCCTGCCCGCGGCGGCGCTGGCGTCGGCCATCCGCAGGACCGCGCCGTCCGCGGTGGTCCTGTGGGCGCACCTGCCGCGCTACGCCGATCCGGGAGTGGTCGCGGCGCTGCCGAGGACGAGGCAGCAGGTCAGGGTCTTCGCGGGTGGGCCGGGGTGGCAGCGGGGCGTGGTGCCCGCGCCCGCGGAGCGCATCGACGACCTGCCGGTGGCGGTGGCGGCGATCGAGCGCGCGGTCTGCTGA
- a CDS encoding WhiB family transcriptional regulator produces MADTRRLPGPNADLWDWQMRGSCRGMDSAFFFHPDGERGPARARREARAKAVCLSCPVLEMCRRHALAVQEPYGIWGGLSESERDGIIKARKRRLTLT; encoded by the coding sequence ATGGCGGACACCCGAAGGCTCCCCGGTCCCAACGCCGATCTGTGGGACTGGCAGATGCGCGGCTCCTGCCGCGGGATGGACAGCGCGTTCTTCTTCCACCCCGACGGGGAACGCGGACCGGCACGAGCCAGACGGGAGGCACGGGCGAAGGCCGTCTGCCTGTCCTGCCCCGTCCTGGAGATGTGCCGCAGGCACGCCCTTGCCGTGCAGGAGCCGTACGGCATCTGGGGCGGCCTCTCGGAATCCGAGAGGGACGGGATCATCAAAGCGAGGAAGCGCAGGCTCACCCTCACCTGA